In Nocardioides sp. JS614, the sequence CTGCGCGGGCAGGGTCGGTACGTCGACGACGTCGGCGTCTCCGGCAGCACCCAGCTGCTCCACGCCGCCGTGCTGCGCTCCCCGCACGCCCACGCCCGGATCCTCGACATCGACGTCGAGGCGGTCCTCGACCTCGAGGGCGTGCACGCGGTCTGGACGTACGACGACCTCGCCGGGCTGGCCGCGCCGATGGCCGAGCCGCTGCCGCTGCTGATCCCGCACCCCGCGCTCACCCACGGCCGCACCCAGTACGCGCTGGCCAGGGACGAGGTCAACTACGCCGGCGAGGCGATCGCCTTCGTCGTGGCCGACGACCGCTACCTCGCCGAGGACGCGGTCGGGCGGATCCGGGTCTCCTACGAGCCGCTGCCACCGGTGGTCGGGATCGACGCCGCCCGGGAGGCCCGGGCGCTGGTCCACGAGGACGTGCCCGGCAACATCGGGGCCCGGCTGGAGCAGAACGTCGGCGACGCTCCTGCCGCGATCAAGGCCGCGCCGCACACGCTCTCCCTCGACCTCACCGTCGAGCGCAGTGCCTGCACCCCGCTCGAGGGGCGCGGGACGGTCGCCCGCTGGGACCCCGACATCAACCGGCTCCAGGTGTGGACCTCGACGCAGAGCTCCACCGGCGTGCGAGCCGCGGTCGCGGTCAAGCTCGGCCTGGACCTGGGCCAGGTCGACGTGATCACCCCGGACGTCGGCGGCGGGTTCGGGGTCAAGATCAACCACCCGTGGCCCGAGGAGCTGCTGGTGCCGCTCGCGGCCCGCGCCCTGGGCCGCACGGTCAAGTTCACCGAGGATCGGCGCGAGCACTTCATCTCCTCCGCGCACGAGCGCGGCCAGGTCCAGCACATCGAGGTCGGCTTCGACGACGACGGGCGGCTGCTCGGCCTCGACGTCGAGTTCTGGCACGACCACGGCGCGTACACGCCGTACGGGCTGATCGTCCCGATCATCACCTCCACCCAGCTGCTCGGCCCCTACAAGCCGCACAACTACCGGGTGGTCTTCGAGTCGCTCTACACCAACACGGTGATGGTCACGCCCTACCGCGGCGCCGGCCGGCCCCAGGGCTGCTACGCCATGGAGCGCACGATGGACGCGATCGCGGCGTACCTCGGCAAGGACCGCGCCGACGTCCGCGCGGTGAACTTCATCCAGCCCGATGAGTTCCCGTTCGACCAGGGGCTGATCTTCCAGGACGGACGCGAGCTGGAGTACGACTCCGGCGACTACCCGGCGTCGCTGGAGAAGATCAAGGCGCTCGTGGGCTGGGACGAGTTCCCGGCGTTCCAGCGGGAGATGGCGGCGCAGGGCCGCCGGGTCGGCATCGGCCTGGCCTGCTACGTCGAGGGCACCGGTGTCGGCCCCTACGAGGGCGCGCACGTGCACATCGAGACCTCCGGCAAGGTCAAGGTCGCCACCGGCCTCACCACCCAGGGCCAGGGCCACGCGACGGTGTTCGCGCAGCTCGTCGCCGACGAGCTCGGCGTGAAGTTCGAGGACGTCGAGGTCGTCACCGGCGACACCCGCCGGATGGCGTACGCCGTGGGCACCTTCGCCTCGCGTGCCGCGGTGATGAGCGGCTCGGCGATCCACCTCGCGGCCAAGCGGGCCAAGGAGAAGGTGCTCAAGATCGCCGCCGACGCGTTGGAGGCGGCCCCCGAGGACCTCGAGATCGTCGACGGGGTCGTGTCCGTCAAGGGCTCACCGGGCGCCTCGATCGACCTAGGGACGGTCTCGGTGCTCTCCAACCCGCTGCGCTACGCCTTCGACGAGGCGTCCAAGGCCGCGACCCAGTTCTCCGTCGGCGACCCCGGCAAGCCGCCGGTCGCCGAGGACGACGAGCCCGGCCTGGAGGGCAAGGACTTCTACTCCCCGGAGCGGGCCACCTTCGCCTCCGGCATGCACGCCGTGATCGTCGAGACCGACCCCGAGACCGCCGAGATCAAGATCCTCAAGTACGCCGTCGTCCACGACTGCGGTCACCTGATCAACCCGATGATCGTCGAGGGCCAGATCCACGGGGGCGTCGCCCAGGGCGTGGGCGGCGCGCTCTACGAGCGGATGGCGTACGACGAGTCCGGCCAGCTGCTGAACGCGTCCTTCATGGACTTCCTGATGCCCTACGTCACCGAGGTCCCCGACGGCATCGACATCGACCACCTGGAGACCCCCTCGCCGCTCAACCCGCTCGGCATCAAGGGCGCGGGCGAGGCCGGCGTCATCCCGTCGGCGGCGGTGTTCGCGGCGGCGATCGAGGACGCCGAGCGGGTCGACCGCCCGGCACTCGCGATCACCGCGATGCCGATCTCGCCCTCCGAGCTGTACACCCTGCGACAGGAGCACCCCCGATGAAGATCACCGGATCCAACGTCGTCCCGTACCCCGTCGAGCAGGTCTGGGACGCGATCCTCGACCCGCGGGTGCTGGTGGCGACCATCCCCGGCTGCGAGCGGCTGGAGACACGGAGCTCGACTCCTGGGAGTGAGCACGCCTACGACATGACCGTCACCGCGGGCGTGGCGGCGATCAAGGGCACCTACGCCGGTGCCTGCGTCCTCTCCGACCTCGTCGAGCACGAGTCGCTCGTGATGCGGCTCGAGGGCGCCGGCGCGCCGGGCACCATCGACGCGACCGTGAACGTCTACTTCGGCGAGGCGGAGCCCGGCCACACCAAGATCGACTACGACGCCGACGCGGTCGTCGGCGGCATGGTCGGCGGGGTCGGGCAGCGGATGCTCACGTCGGTCTCGCGGCGGATGGCCGGTGAGTTCTTCAGCAACGTGGGCCAGGCCATCGGCGCGCCCGCACCCGCAGCCGCCGTGGCCGCCGCTCCGGGCGCCGCGGGCGCCCCGGGCGCCCCGGCCGCCGTGGGGCAGGTCTTCACCGCTCCCGCCAAGGCCGGCATCGCCTCGCGCGACGACTTCGTGAAGGGCATCGCCGTCGGCGCCGGCCTGGTCCTGCTCGGCGTGCTCGCCGGATCGCTGCGGCGGCGCCGGTGACCACTCGACCGGCGGCCGTGACGGTTTCCCCGGTTCACCGGGGAAGTTGGAACTTCTGGCCCGAAGTTTCGGCCCAACACTTCCGGTTTCCCCGGTTCACCGGGGAAACCGCCGGGGGCTCGCGGCGGGGCGGGGCGCGGCGATGAGCGGGGTCACGGTCGAGTCGACCGCGCGCGAGCAGGCGGCCGCCGTACGCGCGAAGGAGATCTCGGCGCGCGAGCTGCTCGACCTGCACCTGGCGCGGATCGCCGAGCGCAACCCGGAGCTGAACGCGATCGTCTCTCTCGACGAGGAGCGTGCCCGCGAGGGCGCCGCCGAGGCCGACCGGGCGCTCGCCGCCGCCGATCGTGACGGCACCGACGTCGGCCCGCTGCACGGGCTGCCGTTCGCGTTCAAGGACACCCACGCGGTCGCCGGCTGGCGCACCACCTACGGATCGCCGCTGTACGCCGACCACGTCCCCGACGCCGACGAGCTGATCGTCGAGCGGGTACGCCGCGCCGGTGTCGTGGTGATCGGCAAGACCAACGTGCCGGAGTTCGCGGCCGGGTCGCACACGTTCAACCGGGTCTTCGGGACCACCCTCAACCCGGTCGACCCGTCGCGCTCGGCCGGCGGCTCCAGCGGGGGAGCGGCCAGCGCGCTGGCCGCCGGGATGGTGCCCCTCGCGGACGGCTCGGACATGGGCGGCTCGTTGCGCAACCCCGCGTCGTTCTGCGGCGTCTTCGGGCTGCGCCCCTCGCTCGGCCGGGTGCCGGAGTGGCCGCTGTACAACCAGTGGGAGACGACCTCGGTGGGTGGCCCGATGGCGCGCAACGTCGGCGACCTCGCGCTGCTCCTCTCGGTGCTGGCCGGGCCCGACCCGCGCGCACCCCAGGCGCTCGGGGACCCGGGCGCGACCTTCGCCCCTCCACTCGCGGGCTCGCTGGCCGGGCTGCGGGTGGCGGTCTCGGTCGACCTCGGCGGTGCGTTCGAGGTCGACCACGAGGTGGCGGCGGTCGTGGAGTCCTCGGCGGCGGCCTTCACGGCCGCGGGTGCCCAGGTGACGGCGGCGCACCCGGTCCTCACCGAGGCCGACGACACGTTCCGGACGCTGCGCGCCTGGCACCTGCAGGCCAAGCTCGGCGGCCTGCTCGCCGCCCACCCCGACGGTCTCAAGCCGTCGCTGGCCGACAACATCCGGCTCGGCGAACACCTCACCGGCGCCGACGTGGCCCGCGCCTATACCCAGCGCACCGCGCTGTCCGAGCGGATGCGGGAGTTCTTCGTCCCCGGCGGGCAGGGCTTCGACCTGCTGGTGCTCCCGGTCTCCCAGGTGCCGCCGTTCCCGGCGGACCAGGAGTACCCCGCCACCATCAACGGCCGGCCGATGCAGACCTACCTGGACTGGATGCGCGCGGCGTACCTGATCACCGTCACCGGCTGCCCCGCGATCTCGGTGCCGTTCGGGCACACCTCCGACGGGTTGCCCATCGGCCTGCAGCTGGTCGCCGCGCACGGCCGGGACCGGTTCCTCCTCGAGACCGCCGCGGCGCTCGAGGCCCGCTGAGCTGTTCGGCACTGCTGCCGGGCTGCTGCCGGGCGGCCGTCGATCCGGTCTGGTCCACGCCGTCTCGCTGTCCACAGGCACGGGAGGAACCTGTGGGTTTCGGGCCCTCTGACTGTGGAGGACCGGGACCTGAGTTGTGGACCGGGCAGGGTCTTTCGGTGGAACCAGGAGAATGTTGCGCGAACCCCTTGCGCGGTCCCCGGTCGGGGGCATAGAACTCTCTCACGCACTCCGGAGACGGGGAGCGGGACAGCTCGGAGACGAGGGTCCGAACGACGCGAGGCGGCTTGCCGGCTCGTGGCGCAGCGGCTGGGTGACGAGGTCGCTGGGACCGGAGAGAAAGAGCGTGTCGACCGGAAGCGTCACCGGTACCGGTCACCCGAAGGGCCCCTTGCGACTCATACTCGCGAGGGGCCCTTCACCATTTCCCGGGTGCGCCGTGCCGAGCGTCGGCGTCGGGTCTGCTGGCCTGCGGCCGGTCCAGCCGCTCGAGCCGGTCGACGAGAATCCTGCTCAACTGTGGGAATCTCGCGGTGATCTGTGGATGACCGGTGGGCGATCTGTGGATGAACGGGCTGGTTTCGGTGGAACCAGAAGAATGTTCCGCAAAGCCCTTGCGCGGGCCCGGCGCAAGGGCATAGAACTCTCTCACGCACTCCCGCAAGGGAGCGCGGGACAGCTCGGAGACGAGGGTCCGTACGGCGTGATCACCAGCTTGCTGGAGGTCGGGCCGCGGTGGCTGGGTGACGAGGCCGCCGGGACTCAGAGGAGAAGAGCTGTCGACCGGGAGCGTCACCAGTACCGGTCACCCGAAGGGCCCTTGGAACTCATACTTTCGAGGGCCCTTCACCTATTTCGGCTCCGACCTCGGTGCGGGCCGCGCACCCGGCGGGCCAGCGGTGCGCAGGCAACCGAAGGCGGTGGCGGTTCGGTTGCTGGGACACCGCCCGCCGGGGCCGGCCCCGGTCCACGACCGAGAGCGGGCTACTGGCGGTAGTTCTCCACGGTGCCCGGGGGCCGCACCGCCGCCTCGGCCGGGTCCCGCCCCGCCTCGCGCTTGGCCCGTCGCTGGCGCAACAGGTCCCAGCACTGGTCAAGCTCCACCTCGAGGTCGTGGAGCCGGTCGTGCTCCTCGCCGGGGGAGATGTCGCCCGCCGACAGCGACGCGCGCAGCCGGTGCTCCTCGTCGATGAGCGACTTGATGCGGTCCTGGATCTCCGGGTCGGCCATGTCTGCCAGTGTCGCACCGCGGAGACCGTCCGGAGCGCCCCGACCGAGACCGGAATCGGCCGACCGGTCGGTAACCGCGACACTGGACGGGTGGTGATTTCGAGACACCTCGTCCCTCGGGCCGTCGACCTGAACATGTACGCCGTCCTGCACACGGTCGTCCCGCCGGTCGCGAAGGCCATCTGGCGCCCGCAGGTGGTCGGCCTGGAGAACGTCCCCCGCACCGGTCCGGTGATCCTGGCCAGCAACCACCTCAGCTTCGCCGACTCCCTGGTGATCCCGATCGTCGCGCCGCGCAAGGTGGTCTTCCTCGCCAAGTCCGACTACTTCGCCGGCGGGGGCGTCAAGGGCACGCTGCAGAAGGCCTGGTTCGAGGGCATGGGCATGCTGCCCGTCGACCGTGACGACACGAAGGCCGCGCTGGCCAGCCTCGACACCGCCCTGGACGTGCTCGGCCGCGGCGAGGCCTTCGGCATCTACCCCGAGGGCACCCGCTCTCGCGACGGCCGCCTGTATCGCGGCCGCACCGGCGTCGCCCACCTGGCCCTGACCGCCGGCGCACCCGTCGTACCTGTCGGGCTCACCGGCACCGAGCGGCTCCAACCCGTCGGCGCCAAGCTGCCACGGGTCGTTCCGGTCACGGTGCGCTTCGGCCGCGCCATCGACGTCGCCGGCAGGTACGACGGTGTCCCGCCGGGCCGGGCCCGCCGCGAGGTCACCGACGAGATCATGGCCGCGATCCAGGAGTTGTCCGGCCAGGAGCAGGCCGGAATCTACAACGACCGCGCCCCGGACGCCTGACCGCGGGGTTCGGCTGTCAGCAGCCGAAACCCGCACGACACGGCCGATGCGCCCCGGCGTGTCGTGCGGGTTCTGGCTGCCAGCAGCCGCAACCAGCAACAGCCGCGCTGGCAGACCTTGCCGGAGAACCCCGGTCCCGTCGGCAATCTCTGCCGTGGTCGGGGTCGACGCCGCCCGGTTGAATCGTCGCGTGCCCACTCACCAGATCGTCGTCGCGGACGCGCGACTCCGCCATCCACCGGGCGGCCGTGACGGTCGCTGGCAGGTCGGGATCGACGACGGCCGGATCACGGCGCTCGCGCAGGACCCGCTGACCGGCACCGACGAGATCGACGCCGCCGGCGCGCTGGTCACGGAGAGCTTCGTCAACGGTCACATGCACCTGGACAAGGTGCACACCCTCGACCGGATCGGCGACGCCGCGCTCACGGCGTACACCTCCGGCGACATGGGCTCGGCGATGACCTCCATCGAGCTCGCCTCGGCGGTCAAGGCCGGCTACGACCGGAGCTGGATCGAGCCCAACGCGCGCACGGCCGTCCTCGAGGCCGTGCGGTACGGCGTCCGCCACGTGCTGGCGTTCGCGGACGTGGACCCCAAGGCGCGACTGGAGGGCGTGATCCCGCTGCTGGCGCTGCGCGAGGAGTTCCGCGGCGTCGTCGACCTCCAGGTCGTCGCCTTCCCGCAGGACGGACTCCTCCGCGACCCGGGTGCCGAGGAGCTGGTGCGCGAGGCCGTCGAGCTCGGCGCCGACGTGGTCGGCGGCATCCCCTGGATCGAGCACACCGACGCCGATGCCCGGGAGCACGTGCAGCGGATGTGCGCCCTCGCCGCGACCCACGACCGCCGGGTCGCGATGCTCGTCGACGACGCCGGCGACGCCGGCCTGCGCACCACCGAGATGCTCGCCGTCGCGATGATCGAGCACGGCCTGGTCGGCCGCGGCGTCGCCAACCACGCCCGGGCCGTCGGCCTCTACGCGCGCCCGTCCCTCGAGCGGC encodes:
- the cutA gene encoding aerobic carbon-monoxide dehydrogenase large subunit — protein: MTTKLMGQKVQRVEDQRFLRGQGRYVDDVGVSGSTQLLHAAVLRSPHAHARILDIDVEAVLDLEGVHAVWTYDDLAGLAAPMAEPLPLLIPHPALTHGRTQYALARDEVNYAGEAIAFVVADDRYLAEDAVGRIRVSYEPLPPVVGIDAAREARALVHEDVPGNIGARLEQNVGDAPAAIKAAPHTLSLDLTVERSACTPLEGRGTVARWDPDINRLQVWTSTQSSTGVRAAVAVKLGLDLGQVDVITPDVGGGFGVKINHPWPEELLVPLAARALGRTVKFTEDRREHFISSAHERGQVQHIEVGFDDDGRLLGLDVEFWHDHGAYTPYGLIVPIITSTQLLGPYKPHNYRVVFESLYTNTVMVTPYRGAGRPQGCYAMERTMDAIAAYLGKDRADVRAVNFIQPDEFPFDQGLIFQDGRELEYDSGDYPASLEKIKALVGWDEFPAFQREMAAQGRRVGIGLACYVEGTGVGPYEGAHVHIETSGKVKVATGLTTQGQGHATVFAQLVADELGVKFEDVEVVTGDTRRMAYAVGTFASRAAVMSGSAIHLAAKRAKEKVLKIAADALEAAPEDLEIVDGVVSVKGSPGASIDLGTVSVLSNPLRYAFDEASKAATQFSVGDPGKPPVAEDDEPGLEGKDFYSPERATFASGMHAVIVETDPETAEIKILKYAVVHDCGHLINPMIVEGQIHGGVAQGVGGALYERMAYDESGQLLNASFMDFLMPYVTEVPDGIDIDHLETPSPLNPLGIKGAGEAGVIPSAAVFAAAIEDAERVDRPALAITAMPISPSELYTLRQEHPR
- a CDS encoding amidase, which translates into the protein MSGVTVESTAREQAAAVRAKEISARELLDLHLARIAERNPELNAIVSLDEERAREGAAEADRALAAADRDGTDVGPLHGLPFAFKDTHAVAGWRTTYGSPLYADHVPDADELIVERVRRAGVVVIGKTNVPEFAAGSHTFNRVFGTTLNPVDPSRSAGGSSGGAASALAAGMVPLADGSDMGGSLRNPASFCGVFGLRPSLGRVPEWPLYNQWETTSVGGPMARNVGDLALLLSVLAGPDPRAPQALGDPGATFAPPLAGSLAGLRVAVSVDLGGAFEVDHEVAAVVESSAAAFTAAGAQVTAAHPVLTEADDTFRTLRAWHLQAKLGGLLAAHPDGLKPSLADNIRLGEHLTGADVARAYTQRTALSERMREFFVPGGQGFDLLVLPVSQVPPFPADQEYPATINGRPMQTYLDWMRAAYLITVTGCPAISVPFGHTSDGLPIGLQLVAAHGRDRFLLETAAALEAR
- a CDS encoding amidohydrolase family protein; this translates as MPTHQIVVADARLRHPPGGRDGRWQVGIDDGRITALAQDPLTGTDEIDAAGALVTESFVNGHMHLDKVHTLDRIGDAALTAYTSGDMGSAMTSIELASAVKAGYDRSWIEPNARTAVLEAVRYGVRHVLAFADVDPKARLEGVIPLLALREEFRGVVDLQVVAFPQDGLLRDPGAEELVREAVELGADVVGGIPWIEHTDADAREHVQRMCALAATHDRRVAMLVDDAGDAGLRTTEMLAVAMIEHGLVGRGVANHARAVGLYARPSLERLAGLARRAGLGFVSDPHTGPLHLPVRELTAMGVPVALGQDDIEDAYYPFGRHNMGEIAFLAAHALEAVDSAGIDLVYDGVTTTAARVLGVIGHRLEVGGNADLVVHHHPTLREVVGHHAAPAYVLASGRLVASSSATTTFHLDNLDNLEGNQP
- a CDS encoding lysophospholipid acyltransferase family protein translates to MVISRHLVPRAVDLNMYAVLHTVVPPVAKAIWRPQVVGLENVPRTGPVILASNHLSFADSLVIPIVAPRKVVFLAKSDYFAGGGVKGTLQKAWFEGMGMLPVDRDDTKAALASLDTALDVLGRGEAFGIYPEGTRSRDGRLYRGRTGVAHLALTAGAPVVPVGLTGTERLQPVGAKLPRVVPVTVRFGRAIDVAGRYDGVPPGRARREVTDEIMAAIQELSGQEQAGIYNDRAPDA
- a CDS encoding DUF2630 family protein, which gives rise to MADPEIQDRIKSLIDEEHRLRASLSAGDISPGEEHDRLHDLEVELDQCWDLLRQRRAKREAGRDPAEAAVRPPGTVENYRQ
- a CDS encoding SRPBCC family protein, whose protein sequence is MKITGSNVVPYPVEQVWDAILDPRVLVATIPGCERLETRSSTPGSEHAYDMTVTAGVAAIKGTYAGACVLSDLVEHESLVMRLEGAGAPGTIDATVNVYFGEAEPGHTKIDYDADAVVGGMVGGVGQRMLTSVSRRMAGEFFSNVGQAIGAPAPAAAVAAAPGAAGAPGAPAAVGQVFTAPAKAGIASRDDFVKGIAVGAGLVLLGVLAGSLRRRR